The Catellatospora citrea DNA segment TCACGGCGACCGCGCCTTCCTTCACCACGATGCGCCGTTCGCGGATCAGCTCAGCGAGTAGCGCGGCGGCGCAGCCGAGGTCCACGGCGGTGGGGTGCAGCCGTGGCTTGCCGGTGACGTCGTGGTGGGCGAGCCGGTAGTAGTTGTCTGCGAGCACGGATCCGGCCCTCCTTCGGCAGCGGTCATGCAAGGTCGTAGTGGGTCCCGCCCGCCGCCATGCCCCTTGGCAGCAACGACGAGCGGGAAGCTGGTTGCGGCAATGCCGAGCGGGTAGGGTCGCCGGCACGGGTTGTGTAAGCCGAGTCAGGCGAGTCGCTCCCCGAGTTCGGGTTGCCTTCGCGGTCCGGGCCGGGCCTGTCGGCCGTACTGGTCCGCATGGATCGATGGATGGCTTGCGGTAGGTCCACCCTCACGGACAGTCCGCACATGCGGGAATCCCGGATTACCACCCGGTCTAGTACTCGTTCTGATACCGAGATGCGCTTTGAACTGGGCCTCGATACGGACCGTCACCACGCGCTGGGCTTGATCACCAAAATCCAGGGTTACGCTGCCCGCGTGACCGGTGAGCGATAGCCCTCCGGCGATGTCCTATACCGGAGGTGCGTTGTGATCAGCCCGCTCGTGCGCCGCCAACGGCTGGCGACTGAGCTGATCCGCCTGCGCAACGAACACGCGTACTCGTCGGCTCGCCTCGCTGCCGAGATTGGTGTTTCCCGCCAGCGCATCTCCGAACTGGAGAATGGGAACGTCGTTCCCAACCTCGATCTGCTCGGCAAGGTCCTGCGGCTGTTCGACATTACCGAGCAGCAGCAGCGGCAGATCATGACGATTGCTGATGAAGCGCGCGAACGAGGCTGGTGGGCCACGTACGCCGAGGAGATGGGAACCAGGCAAGCCCTATACGCCAACCTGGAAGCCGGTGCGAGCGAGATTCGCGAATACCAGATGGTCTACCTGCCAGGGCTGCTGCAGATCCCGTCCTACACCGAAGTGCGCGTCCTCACCGACCGAGCCGACGGCGCCACCTACAGCCACACCCGAGCACTCGAAGCCCGCGCCGGCCGCCAACAGGTCCTGGAGCGGCCAGGCGGCCCCACATACGAAGTCGTCATCGACGAGCTCGCGATCCGCCGCTTCGCCGCACCCGCACCGGTCATCATCGACCAACTGGACCACCTCGTGCACGCCGGGCACGAACGCCAGAACGTCACCATCCGGGTACTCCCGCTGGCAGCCAGAATCCACCAACACGCGGTCCCGCGCACGGCGTTCTTCACCTACCGGTACCCGGACCCAAACGATCCCGTCGTGGTCGCCGTCGACACCGTCACCGACGACCTCGTGCTGACGGAAGAACCAGGTGTCCGCCGCTACCTTGAGCTGTACGGCAAGCTGCAAGACGCATCGCTGTCGGCGGCCGACAGCCTCGACTTTCTCGCCGCAACGGCCGAGGAGATCAGGAGGAACCGCAATGAGTGACAGGCAGTTCGGACCGTGGCGGAAGTCCATCCGCAGCGGTGGCGCCGACAACTGCGTCGAGGTCGCCACCGCAACGGACGAGCACATCGGTGTCCGCGACTCCAAGAGCCCGAACGAGGGGGTCCTGGTATTCGGTCCCGAGGCATGGTCGGACTTCGTCGAGGGCGTACGGCGCGGCGAGTTCGATCTGTAGCTGACTTCCGAACGTCGCCGCCAGTCTCGGTTTCGGAGGCTGGCGGCCACCATTAGCCCCGACCGGTTCGCTGAATTCGGGCACGTCAGGTCAATGGTCGATGTACATCATTGACGCGGCTTGAACCATTTACGACCACGCTGCAATCCTGTAAACAAGCCAGTGCCGGACGAGCAGGTACCGGCTACACGACTGTTGATCGAAATTGGGGGCAGGGCAGTGGGAAGGGATGTTGTCCCGAACAGCCGTATTGCAGCTGCCCGAAAGGCCCTGCTGTCCCCGTCTGGTTCCGGCCGCCCTATGTCACGCCAGGAGCTGGCTGACGCCTGCAACGCAGAACTTGCCAGAAGGTATGCGGCGCAGGGCAGACATTCGCGATGGGCAGGGTTTACCGAAAAGACCATCGGTGCCCTCGAACGCGGTGAGATACGTTGGCCTAACGACGACTACCGCACCGCTTTGTGCGAAGTGCTCAACGCAGATGGGCGCGCTCTGGGCCTCTACATCGACCGTGCTGCCGAGGCTGATCATGAAAACCAGCCCGAGGATGCGCTACGGGAGTCGCCTCGGCGAGTTCTCAGCGCAGTGAGTACCGGTCGGCTGATCCACGGCGGATCCATCGCCATCTGTGGTAGCCGCCGACCGGGGACAGATCTCAATGTGATCGACGCAGCAGTGCAGGCGCTGGGTGGGATCCTCATGAACGGAACGATCTCGGTTAGCCACGGCCCAGTGGGAGTGGGCATTGAGGTTATGACCTACATTGCGAACAACTTCCGCCCCTCGCATCTGCAGCGGGCTGTCGGCATATTCGGCCATGCCAACGTCGTACATGGCGTCGATACCGTGATCTTCGTGGGCGGTGGTCGCGGGACGCAGGACGAGCTGGACCTCGTTCTGGCCGCAGGAACGCCGATGATTCCAATCGCCCGTAGCGGCGGGGCTGCCCGCCGGGCGTACATGCTCATGGAAGGAGACATACGCTTGCGCCAGTGGATCAGCACAGCCGACTTCACTGCTCTCGGGGCCTGTAGCGATGTCGCCACGATCACCGAAACGACACTCCGCCTCATCACCGATCGCTTACAGGGAGATGCGCCGTGAACGACCGTCCATATGTACTGGTAAAGTGTGCTATGTCGCTCGACGGGTTTCTTGACGACTCCAGCGACCAGCGGCTCCTGTTGTCCAGCCCTGAAGATTCCGCTCGTGTGGATGAGCAGCGCGCTGCCGTAGACGCGATCCTTGTTGGCGCGACGACCATCCGTGCCGACAACCCGCGACTCATGGTCCGCTCCCCGAAACTGCGACAGCAGCGCATCATGCGGGGGCTGCCTGAGAGCCCGAAAAAGGTCACTGTCACTCGCAGCGGTGACCTGGACCCGAGTCTTCCCTTCTTCACCACTGGGGATTGCGAGAAGATCGTTTATGTCAGCGACGACGCGGCGGACAAAGCGCGGCGGATCCTCGGCTCCGTAGCTACCGTTGTCGCGTGTGGCGACCCTGTCTCGCTGCCCGCGTTGCTGGCCGACCTCTACAGCCGGGGTATCGGCCGGCTGATGGTGGAGGGAGGCAGCAGCATCCATACCCAGTTCCTGACGCAGGGGCTCGTAGACGAGATCCAGGCAGCGATTGCACCGTTCTTCGTTGGCGACAGCTCCGCGCCGCGATTTGTTACTGATGGCAAGTTTCCATTCGGCCCAGGTCGCCGCATGATCCTCGCTGACATAGAGCGTTACGGTGACTGCGCCTACCTGAGATACCGCCTGACCGAGCAGCCCAGCGAATGACCGATTCCGCCGTGGGCGAGATTGGCTGAAGGCGCTGTTCGCGAGCAAGCCACGGGCGCTTCTGCCCCGCCGAACACGAAAAGGATCTCTGTACATGTGTGGTGGCGGGCGCACGCCCGCCACCACACATGTCGTTGGTCTATTCCTTGCCGATGCCTGGTGCTCCACGTTCAGTGGTCCTGCTGCCGAGCGCCCGCACCGTCGTGCTCAGCTTGATGGGCAGGTGTACATCGCCTTTGAGGAAGGGTTGGATCTCGATCTTCCTCCGTAGAGTGCGGCCGGGGCCGTATGCCTGCTGCCGGTCGTGTACTGACACCCAGAAGCGGTGGTCTGGCTTGGCCCGGGTGCGTGGGCTGACCGGCTCGGTCGCTTCCCGCGCTTGTCGAGAGGACTGCGGACGAATCTGTACAATCCGCACATCGGGGGCGGAGCGCTGGGTGCGCCGATACGCCTTGACGGTGGCCTTGGCGAGCTTCGCCGGCACGGCTTCAGTCATACGCTGGTGGATCAGCAGCCAGGTGGTCATGAGAGGGCCGAGCGGGTGGGCACCATCTATCGCGGTGCCACGGGCGATGTACTCGCCGTGGATCGGAACGAGCCAGCCAATCTCGTGCCGCAGTGCAGGCATGAGGTCTTCGTCCAGACTGCCGCCGACACTGCGGTAGCCGATAACGTGCCAGCCGTCAGGGGTGGAGGTCCAGGTAACGGCGGCAAGTTGTCCGGCTTGGCCGACTGGTTCCGGCCAGGCGAGCAAACCGGAGGCCGAAGGGATGATCTCGTCGGTGGTCCAGGCTGGGGGCTGCTCAGCGCCAACAGCATTGACTAGGTCGGTGAACTCCTGGTTGATCCAGTACATCGGTATGAGGTCGAGTTGGGTGGCCAGGTGCTGCCGCCGGTCGGGGTCGTTGATGGGTGCGGGCAGGTTCGCGAGGCCGCGCAGTAGGCCGCTGAGCCGATCGCGGATCTTGGGCAGCATGTCGGCGGTGATCCGAGCCGGTGGCCACGGGGTGGTGGTGAGCAGGGTTCGTCCTTCGCGACTGACGACTATGCCTCGTTGCAGCGTGTGCAGGACGGAGTACCTGTCGCTGTTGGGGTGCCAGCGCATGAGCCCGGCGCAGTAGGCGGTTAGTGCGTCGGAGTCGTCAGCCTCGATGAACTGGGCACATCGGCAGCAGACGTGCCACTGGGTGTTGTAGGTCTCGATGATGCCGCCGCTGAGGCTGCCGATCTGGATCAGGCCGGTGCGGTAGTTCCAGACCGGCGGCG contains these protein-coding regions:
- a CDS encoding RibD family protein; the encoded protein is MNDRPYVLVKCAMSLDGFLDDSSDQRLLLSSPEDSARVDEQRAAVDAILVGATTIRADNPRLMVRSPKLRQQRIMRGLPESPKKVTVTRSGDLDPSLPFFTTGDCEKIVYVSDDAADKARRILGSVATVVACGDPVSLPALLADLYSRGIGRLMVEGGSSIHTQFLTQGLVDEIQAAIAPFFVGDSSAPRFVTDGKFPFGPGRRMILADIERYGDCAYLRYRLTEQPSE
- a CDS encoding helix-turn-helix domain-containing protein, coding for MISPLVRRQRLATELIRLRNEHAYSSARLAAEIGVSRQRISELENGNVVPNLDLLGKVLRLFDITEQQQRQIMTIADEARERGWWATYAEEMGTRQALYANLEAGASEIREYQMVYLPGLLQIPSYTEVRVLTDRADGATYSHTRALEARAGRQQVLERPGGPTYEVVIDELAIRRFAAPAPVIIDQLDHLVHAGHERQNVTIRVLPLAARIHQHAVPRTAFFTYRYPDPNDPVVVAVDTVTDDLVLTEEPGVRRYLELYGKLQDASLSAADSLDFLAATAEEIRRNRNE
- a CDS encoding DUF397 domain-containing protein, with amino-acid sequence MSDRQFGPWRKSIRSGGADNCVEVATATDEHIGVRDSKSPNEGVLVFGPEAWSDFVEGVRRGEFDL